Proteins encoded by one window of Sphingosinicella sp. BN140058:
- a CDS encoding flagellar basal body-associated FliL family protein has translation MPLKPKRLALAAGLLAVAAAGGAGMATASDGDAPVGAAFVPLDEVVVPIIGSNRVEGTLRVSMVIEAKDESEAAKVSDRLPELRSATLAAAVEYSRLYASALAPVDAERLRGDMTAALKQANPAVGRVLVTEVSAFPV, from the coding sequence GTGCCGCTCAAGCCGAAACGTCTCGCCCTCGCTGCGGGCCTGCTCGCCGTGGCAGCCGCCGGCGGGGCCGGCATGGCAACCGCGTCGGACGGCGATGCGCCGGTCGGCGCCGCCTTCGTGCCGCTGGACGAGGTCGTCGTGCCGATCATCGGCAGCAACCGTGTCGAAGGCACCCTGCGCGTCAGCATGGTGATCGAGGCCAAGGACGAGAGCGAGGCCGCCAAGGTCAGTGACCGGCTGCCGGAATTGCGCTCGGCCACCCTTGCTGCCGCCGTCGAATATTCGCGCCTCTACGCTTCGGCACTCGCGCCGGTGGACGCCGAGCGGCTGCGTGGTGACATGACCGCGGCACTGAAGCAGGCCAATCCCGCCGTTGGCCGGGTGCTGGTGACCGAAGTCTCCGCTTTTCCGGTCTGA
- a CDS encoding peptidoglycan-binding protein, producing MIGRIEIERLRPEQKADLIYTQARNDLSSRLWRAALGDGGTPEASGELAPSGGGPNLESLLAVLTQQPAAAPRQPVATASPGLGRLEGLTLPNTEPTAAPATEAEPQEVGRAGGLGPNAQHQGSLERAAARTGIPTAALAAIVDAEAAKGRDGSWKLYSRNPRSSAAGLGQFLAGTWVGEAQRSGTWLNQVAKNRGWLNESGRVEKGAQAELLALRYDGETSIHAIADYAKGNLDRLRKAGVDIGGGVAKVAQAAYLGHHLGAGDAVKFLKGGLDNGRAATLLRAQVGAASANARLAQAGNATTAHRQWLLGFVERHIRPERFQA from the coding sequence ATGATCGGCCGGATCGAGATCGAGCGGCTCCGCCCCGAGCAGAAGGCGGATCTGATCTACACCCAGGCCCGCAACGATCTCTCGAGCCGCCTCTGGCGGGCGGCACTGGGGGACGGCGGCACGCCGGAAGCGTCTGGCGAACTGGCGCCAAGCGGAGGCGGGCCGAATCTGGAGTCGCTGCTTGCCGTGCTGACGCAGCAACCGGCAGCCGCCCCGCGCCAGCCGGTGGCGACCGCCTCTCCGGGGCTCGGCCGGCTCGAGGGCCTCACCTTGCCCAACACCGAGCCTACGGCCGCTCCGGCCACCGAGGCCGAACCCCAGGAGGTCGGTCGCGCCGGCGGGCTCGGCCCCAACGCGCAGCACCAGGGAAGCCTGGAGCGCGCAGCCGCGCGCACGGGCATTCCTACTGCGGCGCTGGCGGCGATCGTCGATGCCGAGGCGGCGAAGGGACGGGACGGCAGCTGGAAGCTCTACTCGCGCAACCCCCGATCGAGTGCAGCCGGGCTTGGACAATTTCTCGCCGGCACCTGGGTCGGGGAAGCGCAACGCAGCGGTACCTGGCTCAATCAGGTGGCGAAGAATCGCGGCTGGCTGAACGAGTCCGGCAGGGTCGAAAAGGGTGCCCAGGCCGAGCTGCTTGCGCTCCGCTACGACGGCGAGACCTCGATCCATGCCATTGCCGATTATGCCAAGGGCAATCTCGACCGTCTGCGCAAGGCGGGCGTCGACATCGGCGGCGGTGTCGCGAAGGTGGCGCAGGCCGCCTATCTCGGCCATCATCTCGGCGCCGGCGACGCGGTCAAGTTCCTCAAGGGGGGACTCGACAATGGCCGCGCCGCAACCTTGCTGCGCGCTCAGGTCGGCGCGGCAAGCGCGAACGCACGCCTCGCCCAGGCCGGCAACGCCACCACGGCCCATCGACAATGGCTGCTCGGTTTCGTCGAGCGCCACATCCGCCCGGAACGTTTCCAGGCCTGA
- a CDS encoding flagellar basal body rod C-terminal domain-containing protein — protein MSLNEILGSAISGLNASQSGLRSVSNNIANVGTAGYARERVGLTTAVTNGRVNGVIVGEPERVADRFLELSVYKRSGDMGQSEVTASYMDRLQAFLGEPGSESGLPARLDAISASAVRLTSGQAANQNVAAFVGDVEDAITSIRRLDGDVSSLRTDVESEVGYTVERTNGLLSRVYELNNEVARLQGLGKSPAGAIDQRVAALEELSTLVKVSVRDQPDGRVILETPQGATLLDRRLRQLDYSSAGTGVAQPVYPSIGIRFAESNGTLGAATGDKIDSAAIGGKLGGLIDLRDRALPQFADKLGQLFGGLAQTLNAAANAGTAVPPPARLDGRPTGVVGTDRLGFTGAATFAVTKSNGDLVAKTTIDFSGMATVDDAVAAINAGLGGAGTATFADGKLVIAASASGNGVALAQDEANPSSRAGVGFSQYFGLNDLIRSKDSPLVPSGFVGTDPHGFAPGQTTDIVLRDASGRSLTKFTLSPAGTTFNDLVGQLNASPLADYGDFALDSKGRIQFQPDAAVSGASLTIVSDSTDRLGTGQSFSALSALTGASMGLGTGQVRPDIGMNAALMPLARLQTNVAVGERALGQSDLRGGTGFVEELAKLVDFGSGGVATLERFSGLLLGGAGTEAAQATEAFEDASARRDDAVNRRDGFSGVSIDEELAQMVVLQNSYSAAARVISTATEMYDTLINMVR, from the coding sequence GTGTCCCTCAACGAGATCCTCGGATCGGCAATATCCGGCCTCAATGCGTCCCAATCGGGGCTGCGTTCCGTGTCGAACAACATCGCCAACGTGGGCACTGCCGGCTATGCGCGCGAGCGCGTCGGCCTGACCACGGCCGTGACCAACGGCCGTGTCAACGGCGTGATCGTCGGCGAGCCGGAGCGCGTCGCCGATCGCTTCCTCGAACTCAGTGTCTACAAGCGCTCCGGCGACATGGGTCAGTCGGAGGTCACCGCATCCTATATGGATCGCCTCCAGGCGTTTCTCGGTGAGCCGGGGTCCGAATCCGGGCTGCCGGCGCGGCTCGATGCCATTTCCGCCTCGGCCGTGCGGCTGACCAGCGGCCAGGCCGCCAATCAGAATGTCGCCGCCTTCGTCGGCGATGTCGAGGATGCGATCACCTCCATCCGTCGCCTCGACGGTGACGTTTCGAGCCTGCGAACGGACGTGGAATCCGAAGTCGGCTACACGGTCGAACGCACCAACGGCCTGCTGTCGCGCGTTTACGAACTCAACAACGAAGTCGCCCGCCTGCAGGGCCTGGGCAAGAGCCCGGCCGGCGCGATCGACCAGCGGGTCGCTGCTCTCGAGGAGCTGAGCACCCTCGTCAAGGTCAGCGTTCGCGATCAGCCGGACGGCCGAGTCATCCTCGAAACGCCGCAGGGCGCAACCCTGCTCGACCGCCGGCTTCGTCAGCTCGATTATTCCTCGGCCGGAACCGGGGTCGCCCAGCCCGTCTACCCATCGATCGGGATCCGTTTCGCCGAGTCCAACGGTACGCTCGGCGCCGCGACCGGCGACAAGATCGATAGCGCGGCGATCGGCGGCAAGCTTGGCGGCCTCATCGATCTGCGCGATCGGGCTCTGCCCCAGTTCGCCGACAAGCTCGGGCAATTGTTCGGCGGTCTGGCCCAGACGCTCAACGCCGCGGCCAATGCCGGCACCGCCGTGCCGCCGCCGGCGCGGCTCGACGGCCGCCCAACCGGCGTCGTCGGCACCGACCGCCTCGGCTTCACCGGCGCGGCCACCTTCGCCGTGACCAAGTCGAACGGCGACTTGGTCGCCAAGACCACGATCGACTTCTCGGGCATGGCCACCGTCGACGACGCGGTTGCCGCGATCAATGCCGGGCTCGGTGGCGCCGGAACGGCGACCTTCGCCGACGGCAAGCTCGTCATCGCCGCGAGTGCCTCCGGCAACGGCGTCGCGCTCGCGCAGGACGAGGCTAATCCGAGCAGCCGCGCCGGCGTCGGCTTCTCGCAATATTTCGGTCTCAACGATCTCATCCGCAGCAAGGACAGCCCGCTTGTGCCGTCCGGCTTCGTCGGCACGGACCCGCACGGTTTCGCGCCGGGGCAGACCACCGACATCGTGCTGCGCGATGCTTCGGGCCGGTCGCTGACCAAGTTCACGCTGTCGCCGGCGGGAACGACGTTCAACGATCTCGTCGGTCAGCTGAACGCCAGTCCGCTTGCCGATTACGGAGATTTCGCGCTCGACAGCAAGGGCCGGATCCAGTTCCAGCCGGATGCAGCGGTATCCGGCGCGTCGCTGACCATCGTCTCGGATTCGACCGATCGTCTCGGCACCGGCCAGTCCTTCTCCGCTTTGTCCGCGCTCACCGGCGCCTCGATGGGCCTTGGCACCGGCCAGGTCCGTCCCGACATCGGGATGAACGCCGCTTTGATGCCGCTGGCCCGGCTGCAGACCAATGTCGCAGTCGGCGAGCGCGCGCTTGGGCAGAGCGATCTGCGCGGCGGAACCGGCTTCGTCGAGGAGCTCGCGAAGCTCGTCGATTTCGGCTCCGGCGGCGTCGCCACGCTCGAGCGCTTCTCGGGGCTGCTTCTTGGCGGCGCGGGAACCGAAGCCGCGCAGGCGACCGAGGCGTTCGAAGATGCATCGGCGCGCCGCGACGATGCGGTCAACCGCCGCGACGGCTTTTCCGGCGTCAGCATCGATGAGGAACTCGCCCAGATGGTGGTGCTCCAGAACAGCTATTCCGCGGCGGCGCGGGTGATCTCCACCGCCACCGAAATGTACGACACACTCATCAACATGGTCCGCTGA
- the fliM gene encoding flagellar motor switch protein FliM, with product MPLPGAGPSDDFDDFDLPEPPIASLDSDSPFDQADIDALFGFDSAMSAPKKSGLRAVIESKVINHERLPMLEVVCERMIRVFATSMRNLTSDAIDVSLEDITSVRFGDFMSRVALPAMIGVFNVREWENYGVMTVESSLIYAVVDALLGGRRGNDTIRIEGRGFTTIETNLVSKMLVLALQDFGAAFEPITPVTIDLERIETSPRFAAIAGPTNICAVATFRVDMEGRGGKFSLLLPYATMEPVRDKLLQRFMGEKLGRDRMWEDHMASEIRQTEVSVDVVLGEQVLALRDVMNLEVGQTLALASGPDDPLEVHCGGVPLGRAHIGQRNNSIAVRILNDISKGLPK from the coding sequence ATTCCGCTGCCCGGCGCCGGGCCGTCCGACGATTTCGACGACTTCGATCTGCCGGAGCCGCCGATCGCATCGCTGGATTCCGACAGCCCGTTCGATCAGGCGGACATCGACGCCCTGTTCGGCTTCGACAGCGCGATGTCGGCGCCGAAGAAGAGCGGCCTTCGTGCCGTTATCGAATCGAAGGTGATCAACCACGAGCGTCTGCCGATGCTCGAAGTGGTCTGCGAGCGCATGATCCGGGTGTTCGCCACCAGCATGCGCAATCTCACCTCCGACGCGATCGACGTCAGCCTGGAAGACATCACGTCGGTGCGCTTCGGCGACTTCATGAGCCGCGTCGCGCTGCCCGCCATGATCGGCGTGTTCAACGTTCGCGAGTGGGAAAATTACGGCGTGATGACCGTCGAATCCTCCCTCATCTACGCGGTCGTCGATGCTCTGCTCGGCGGGCGCCGCGGCAACGACACGATCCGCATCGAAGGGCGCGGCTTCACCACCATCGAGACCAACTTGGTTTCGAAGATGCTGGTCCTGGCGCTGCAGGATTTCGGCGCGGCGTTCGAGCCGATCACGCCGGTGACGATCGATCTCGAGCGCATCGAGACGAGCCCGCGCTTCGCGGCGATCGCCGGTCCGACCAACATCTGCGCGGTCGCGACCTTCCGCGTCGACATGGAAGGCCGCGGCGGCAAGTTCAGCCTGCTGCTCCCCTATGCGACGATGGAGCCGGTCCGCGACAAGTTGCTCCAGCGCTTCATGGGCGAAAAGCTCGGCCGCGACCGGATGTGGGAGGATCACATGGCCTCCGAAATCCGTCAGACCGAAGTCTCCGTGGATGTCGTGCTCGGCGAACAGGTGCTTGCCCTGCGCGACGTGATGAACCTCGAAGTCGGCCAGACCCTCGCGCTCGCCAGCGGTCCGGACGATCCGCTGGAGGTCCATTGCGGCGGCGTTCCGCTCGGCCGCGCCCATATCGGCCAGCGCAACAACAGCATCGCCGTGCGCATCCTCAATGATATTTCGAAGGGGCTCCCGAAATGA
- the fliI gene encoding flagellar protein export ATPase FliI, translating into MLAAAASAIRELSPDLRFGRVVAVRGALIEVEGLSGAAQIGARIRIQGTEQPLEAEVTGLDRGIAHCLPFSDPQGITSGSRADLMAGRFSLRPCEAWLGRMVDGLGRPVDGKGVLPRGEVPRPIKAAPPPAAARTRVGAKIETGVRALDIFAPLCVGQRLGLFAGSGVGKSVLLSMLARWTECDVAVIGLIGERGREVQEFVEDDLGEDGLARSVVVVATSDEPALMRRQAAWTTLAVAEHFRAQGLRVLCLMDSVTRFAMAQREIGLASGEPPATKGYTPTVFAELPRLLERAGPGRPGEGSITGLFTVLVDGDDHNEPVADAVRGILDGHVVMSRRIADRGRYPAIDVLKSVSRTLPAAHTPEQNVLRNAAKTALSTYGDMEEMIRLGAYKEGTRDEVDRAIRLAPAIETLLKQGKSDQGHADESFAALEALLAPEPQGDA; encoded by the coding sequence ATGCTTGCCGCCGCCGCTTCCGCAATCCGCGAACTCTCGCCCGATCTTCGGTTCGGCCGGGTCGTCGCGGTGCGCGGCGCCCTGATCGAAGTCGAAGGCCTCTCAGGAGCGGCACAGATCGGTGCGCGGATCAGGATCCAGGGCACCGAACAGCCGCTCGAGGCGGAAGTTACCGGGCTCGATCGCGGCATCGCGCATTGCCTGCCGTTCAGCGACCCCCAGGGGATCACGTCCGGCTCGCGTGCCGATTTGATGGCGGGACGCTTCTCGCTTCGTCCCTGCGAAGCCTGGCTCGGCCGCATGGTCGACGGGCTGGGTCGTCCGGTGGATGGCAAAGGCGTTCTTCCGCGCGGCGAAGTGCCGCGCCCGATCAAGGCGGCGCCGCCGCCGGCCGCAGCCCGGACCCGGGTAGGTGCCAAGATCGAAACCGGCGTTCGCGCGCTCGACATCTTCGCGCCGCTCTGCGTCGGCCAGCGCCTCGGCCTTTTCGCCGGCTCCGGCGTCGGCAAATCAGTGTTGCTGTCGATGCTCGCCCGCTGGACGGAGTGCGACGTCGCGGTCATCGGCCTGATCGGCGAACGTGGCCGTGAGGTTCAGGAATTCGTCGAAGACGATCTCGGCGAGGACGGCCTTGCTCGCAGCGTCGTCGTCGTCGCCACATCGGACGAACCCGCGCTGATGCGCCGCCAGGCGGCCTGGACGACGCTTGCCGTCGCCGAGCATTTCCGCGCCCAGGGGCTTCGCGTCCTCTGCCTGATGGACTCCGTAACCCGCTTCGCGATGGCGCAGCGCGAGATCGGCCTCGCGAGCGGCGAGCCGCCGGCGACCAAGGGCTATACGCCCACCGTTTTCGCCGAGTTGCCCCGCCTGCTCGAACGCGCCGGCCCCGGACGGCCCGGCGAAGGCAGCATCACCGGCCTGTTCACGGTGCTCGTCGACGGCGACGATCATAACGAGCCGGTTGCGGACGCCGTGCGCGGCATTCTCGACGGGCACGTCGTGATGAGCCGCCGGATCGCCGATCGCGGCCGCTACCCCGCGATCGACGTGCTCAAATCCGTCTCGCGAACCCTGCCGGCCGCCCACACGCCCGAGCAGAACGTGCTTCGCAATGCGGCCAAGACGGCGCTTTCTACGTATGGCGACATGGAAGAAATGATCCGGCTTGGCGCCTATAAGGAAGGAACCCGCGACGAAGTCGACCGGGCCATCCGCCTCGCCCCCGCGATCGAGACTCTGCTCAAACAGGGCAAATCCGATCAGGGCCATGCCGACGAGAGCTTCGCAGCACTCGAGGCGCTCCTCGCTCCCGAACCGCAGGGTGACGCATGA
- a CDS encoding sigma factor → MSKTTIALEALVADVIANRAAEGAKQTARQRLNTDRAFASILKLIAPRIRHFIRQYGLVAHWEDAEQAAAIAVHRAIEAYDPEKAQFTTFVNWQIRGEMQSLRFRLMTDQRSSAKKVEALTVSLQDLGRSQDGEDMAFEATIEDEDALDATEAAASDYLAQNATGALIDEYIEHLRAVGIEQLKKRPRAKKAIANQPGDINDQIPSRRPRFREVDPVELAKLEEKLTRNREIVERRVFDTGTLDALGLDTGLTKERVRQITKRAAKTMGELVASSAKFQVMADYKVAAATGARPRTASAPTAEAPSAIIEALPALLPDPSSPHNRLTSLVAIGQEAAVEQEQPVSLGLPSEIARKAA, encoded by the coding sequence ATGTCCAAGACCACCATCGCGCTGGAAGCCTTGGTTGCCGACGTCATCGCGAACCGCGCCGCCGAAGGCGCGAAGCAGACTGCCCGCCAGCGCCTCAACACCGATCGTGCCTTCGCCTCGATCCTCAAGCTGATCGCACCCCGGATCCGGCATTTCATCCGCCAGTATGGCCTCGTTGCCCATTGGGAAGATGCCGAGCAGGCGGCAGCCATCGCCGTCCACCGGGCGATCGAAGCCTATGACCCCGAAAAGGCGCAGTTCACCACATTCGTCAATTGGCAGATCCGCGGCGAGATGCAGAGCCTGCGCTTCCGCCTGATGACCGACCAGCGTTCCTCCGCGAAGAAGGTCGAGGCGCTCACCGTCTCCCTTCAGGATCTCGGCCGCAGCCAGGACGGCGAGGACATGGCGTTCGAAGCGACCATCGAGGACGAAGACGCGCTCGACGCCACCGAAGCCGCCGCGTCCGACTATCTCGCCCAGAATGCGACCGGCGCGCTGATCGACGAATATATCGAGCATCTTCGTGCCGTCGGCATCGAGCAGCTCAAGAAGCGGCCGCGCGCCAAGAAGGCGATCGCCAATCAGCCGGGCGACATCAACGACCAGATCCCGTCCCGCCGGCCGCGCTTCCGGGAAGTGGATCCGGTCGAGCTCGCCAAGCTCGAAGAGAAGCTCACCCGCAACCGCGAGATCGTCGAGCGCCGGGTGTTCGACACGGGCACGCTCGATGCGCTCGGTCTCGACACCGGCCTCACCAAGGAACGAGTCCGCCAGATCACCAAGCGGGCGGCCAAGACCATGGGCGAGCTCGTCGCCAGCAGCGCGAAGTTCCAGGTGATGGCCGATTACAAGGTGGCTGCCGCGACCGGCGCCCGGCCGCGTACGGCGTCTGCCCCGACCGCAGAGGCTCCCTCGGCGATCATCGAAGCGCTGCCCGCGCTGCTTCCCGATCCGAGCTCGCCGCACAACCGCCTGACCAGCCTTGTCGCGATCGGCCAAGAGGCCGCGGTAGAGCAGGAGCAGCCGGTGTCGCTCGGCCTCCCCAGCGAGATCGCCCGCAAGGCTGCCTGA
- a CDS encoding flagellin yields MNRVATIPMQRNLSTAIQKSQQQLAETQLQLASGKKARDYAALGTQTVRQISARSLLSRQEAQSTVANTVGTTLSLYDANITAIDSSVSDLQKSILTAVGTGQSVGLQEAIEQTFQQFRASLNASEGGLPLFAGSQTDSLPFKPAKLADTVGMAASDAFSNDGVRASAHVADGVDVEYGAGADEVGTKLFLAFQKLAAAGDIGEKPTDAQNTALNEALSMLGDGLVNVRNINAENGRKQQQIETLGTRADDRAVLLKDLIKKNEDADLAQVAIDLNIQQTTLKASFSVFSQLSTLSLTDYLR; encoded by the coding sequence ATGAACCGCGTCGCCACCATCCCAATGCAGCGTAACCTGTCCACGGCCATCCAGAAGAGCCAGCAGCAGCTCGCTGAAACCCAGCTCCAGCTCGCCAGCGGCAAGAAAGCGCGCGATTATGCGGCGCTGGGTACGCAGACCGTGCGCCAGATCTCGGCCCGCAGCCTGCTCTCGCGGCAGGAGGCGCAAAGCACCGTCGCCAACACGGTCGGCACGACCCTCAGCCTCTACGATGCCAACATCACGGCCATCGACAGCTCGGTCAGCGATCTCCAGAAATCTATCCTGACGGCGGTCGGCACTGGTCAGTCCGTCGGCCTGCAGGAAGCGATCGAGCAGACGTTCCAGCAGTTTCGCGCGTCGCTCAACGCGTCGGAAGGCGGTCTGCCGCTCTTTGCCGGCTCCCAGACCGACTCCCTGCCGTTCAAGCCGGCCAAACTGGCGGACACGGTCGGGATGGCGGCGTCCGACGCTTTCTCGAACGACGGCGTACGCGCGTCGGCGCACGTCGCCGACGGCGTCGACGTCGAATATGGTGCCGGCGCCGACGAAGTCGGAACCAAGCTGTTCCTTGCCTTCCAGAAGCTCGCCGCGGCCGGAGACATCGGCGAGAAGCCGACCGATGCCCAGAACACGGCGCTCAACGAGGCGCTGAGCATGCTCGGCGACGGTCTCGTCAACGTTCGCAACATCAATGCGGAGAACGGCCGCAAGCAGCAGCAGATCGAGACGCTCGGCACCCGCGCCGACGATCGCGCGGTGCTGCTCAAGGACCTGATCAAGAAGAACGAGGACGCCGATCTTGCCCAGGTTGCGATAGACCTCAACATTCAGCAGACGACGCTCAAGGCGAGTTTCTCGGTCTTCTCGCAGCTCTCGACGCTGTCGCTGACCGACTATCTGCGCTGA
- a CDS encoding flagellar biosynthesis repressor FlbT codes for MSLRISLRDGEKVIVNGAVLRSVGRTDLRLENGASVLRGRDVMAPEEANTPARRLYFACMMAYIDGGDRTVHQDNIIDLVRELLAALKAPEAQATCVSFAQKVACQQFYTALADCRWLMNYEAQLLGIAEAA; via the coding sequence ATGTCGCTTCGTATTTCCCTGCGCGACGGTGAAAAAGTTATCGTGAACGGTGCAGTGCTGCGCTCCGTAGGACGCACCGATCTGCGTCTGGAAAATGGCGCAAGCGTGCTTCGCGGCCGCGACGTGATGGCCCCGGAAGAGGCGAACACGCCCGCCCGCCGGCTCTATTTCGCGTGCATGATGGCCTATATCGATGGTGGCGACCGCACCGTCCATCAGGACAATATCATCGATCTGGTCCGCGAACTGCTCGCGGCGCTCAAGGCGCCCGAAGCCCAGGCCACCTGCGTCAGCTTCGCCCAGAAGGTCGCCTGCCAGCAATTCTATACGGCACTGGCCGATTGCCGCTGGCTGATGAATTACGAAGCCCAGCTCCTCGGCATCGCCGAAGCGGCCTGA
- a CDS encoding MotE family protein, with translation MAKRIPLLPLLAGVAGIAIVANGAAVSAPAAPETRMGVSIKESVTERDRAAAGRNRALDLREQAARAAEERLKADMQARQTAPKPGTGKETEEEGPYDGLARIYQTMKPAKAARVFEQLELDVQVQVAKRMRDRATASILGAMSADAAARLSMAMAGKSAHPPRPAARPVPAPTATAARK, from the coding sequence ATGGCCAAGCGTATTCCTTTGCTGCCGCTGCTCGCCGGTGTCGCCGGCATCGCCATCGTCGCCAACGGTGCGGCGGTGTCGGCGCCGGCCGCCCCCGAGACCCGCATGGGTGTTTCGATCAAGGAATCCGTCACGGAGCGCGATCGCGCTGCGGCCGGGCGCAACCGGGCGCTCGACCTGCGCGAGCAGGCGGCCCGCGCCGCCGAAGAGCGCCTGAAGGCCGACATGCAGGCCCGTCAGACTGCGCCCAAGCCTGGAACCGGCAAGGAGACGGAAGAGGAAGGGCCCTATGACGGCCTTGCCCGCATTTATCAGACGATGAAGCCGGCGAAGGCCGCGCGCGTGTTCGAGCAGCTCGAGCTCGACGTTCAGGTGCAGGTGGCGAAGCGGATGCGCGATCGCGCCACCGCCTCGATCCTCGGGGCGATGAGCGCGGATGCCGCCGCACGGCTGAGCATGGCGATGGCCGGCAAGTCGGCCCACCCGCCGCGCCCCGCGGCGCGGCCGGTGCCCGCGCCCACCGCCACCGCCGCCCGCAAATAA
- a CDS encoding flagellar hook protein FlgE gives MSLYSALYAGVSGLSAQSSAMAGVADNITNINTVGYKAVQTEFRTLVTDGNAKSSYAAGGVTAAPQSLISKQGMLQSSSSDTDIAIDGAGFFVVRSDNSPGSEVSFTRAGSFKPDPEGFLRNTSGLMLQGWRLDTQGNYVDTGSLDTLEPVRLSDLTGTAMPTSKLEIRANLQSTTPVHAAVTGGTYAAGQIANGTVTPQFTRSIDVYDAQGTAHRVTVGFIKSDANKWQAEVYGAPTDVTNGIGTPAIPGLIAAGQVEFNGDGSLKSLPASFDKLTLGWQNKADPLTIDFNLGDANALNGLTQFGSESALISSIVDGGMLGNLASIEVSKTGRVSAVFDDGTTREVFQLPIATFANPDGLTRMSGNAFQMSANSGNYAINKAGALGAGQIASSSLEASNADLAGEFTNMIRFQRAYSASSKIITTVDDMLQEVSNLKR, from the coding sequence TTGAGCCTCTATTCCGCGCTTTATGCCGGCGTTTCGGGCCTTTCCGCGCAGTCCAGCGCGATGGCCGGTGTCGCTGACAACATCACCAACATCAACACGGTCGGCTACAAAGCCGTACAGACCGAATTCCGCACCCTCGTCACCGACGGCAATGCCAAGAGCAGCTACGCCGCCGGCGGCGTCACTGCCGCGCCGCAGTCGCTGATCTCGAAGCAGGGCATGCTGCAATCCTCGTCGAGCGACACCGACATCGCCATCGACGGCGCCGGCTTCTTCGTCGTGCGTTCCGACAACAGCCCGGGCAGCGAAGTCAGCTTCACCCGCGCCGGCTCGTTCAAGCCGGATCCCGAAGGCTTCCTGCGCAACACCAGCGGCCTGATGCTGCAGGGCTGGCGCCTGGACACCCAGGGCAATTACGTGGACACCGGCAGCCTCGACACGCTCGAGCCGGTGCGTCTCAGCGACCTGACCGGCACCGCGATGCCGACCTCGAAGCTGGAAATCCGTGCCAACCTGCAGTCGACCACCCCGGTTCACGCTGCCGTCACCGGCGGCACCTACGCTGCTGGCCAGATTGCCAACGGCACCGTTACGCCGCAATTCACGCGTTCGATCGACGTCTATGACGCGCAGGGCACCGCCCACCGCGTGACCGTCGGCTTCATCAAGTCCGATGCCAACAAGTGGCAGGCCGAAGTCTATGGTGCCCCGACCGACGTGACCAACGGCATCGGTACCCCGGCGATCCCGGGTCTGATCGCCGCCGGCCAAGTCGAGTTCAACGGCGACGGCAGCCTGAAGTCGCTTCCGGCGAGCTTCGACAAGCTCACCCTGGGCTGGCAGAACAAGGCCGACCCGCTCACCATCGACTTCAATCTCGGCGATGCGAATGCGCTCAACGGCCTCACCCAGTTCGGCAGCGAATCGGCGCTGATCTCGTCGATCGTCGATGGCGGCATGCTCGGCAATCTCGCCTCGATCGAAGTCTCGAAGACCGGCCGCGTCAGCGCCGTGTTCGACGACGGCACCACCCGCGAGGTGTTCCAGCTGCCGATCGCCACCTTCGCCAACCCGGACGGCCTCACCCGCATGTCGGGCAACGCCTTCCAGATGTCGGCCAATTCCGGCAATTACGCGATCAACAAGGCGGGCGCCCTCGGTGCCGGCCAGATCGCAAGCAGCTCGCTCGAGGCGTCCAATGCCGATCTCGCCGGCGAGTTCACCAACATGATCCGCTTTCAGCGCGCCTACAGCGCGTCGTCGAAGATCATCACGACCGTCGACGACATGCTCCAGGAAGTGTCGAACCTGAAGCGCTAA
- a CDS encoding DUF6468 domain-containing protein → MTFATLTNIVLILLCGAVLVQSVRMMRSFETMKKGGLKEVVEALDKATGQARHVLGDLKETLRTEGAANARTVAKGEEMREELVMMVGIANAVAERIVQTVEAAPKAPQADAEITAESDTKPARPKIPAKPERAKTEPAKRAPRRPAGKSAAEAGIAGEAESAAPLMAAAVAAAVAEAA, encoded by the coding sequence ATGACGTTCGCCACCTTGACCAACATCGTTCTCATCCTGCTCTGCGGCGCGGTGCTCGTGCAGAGCGTCCGCATGATGCGCAGCTTCGAGACGATGAAGAAGGGCGGCCTCAAGGAGGTCGTCGAAGCGCTCGACAAGGCGACAGGGCAGGCCCGCCACGTGCTCGGCGATCTCAAGGAGACGCTGCGCACCGAAGGCGCCGCCAATGCCCGAACCGTCGCCAAGGGCGAGGAGATGCGCGAGGAACTGGTGATGATGGTCGGCATCGCAAACGCGGTCGCCGAGCGCATCGTTCAGACCGTCGAGGCCGCTCCCAAGGCCCCGCAGGCCGATGCCGAGATCACGGCCGAGAGCGACACCAAGCCGGCGCGGCCGAAGATTCCTGCCAAGCCGGAACGCGCCAAGACCGAACCGGCGAAGCGTGCCCCGCGCCGCCCAGCCGGCAAGTCGGCTGCCGAAGCCGGTATCGCTGGTGAGGCGGAAAGTGCCGCGCCGCTGATGGCTGCCGCGGTTGCTGCCGCCGTGGCCGAGGCGGCGTGA